One segment of Candidatus Babeliales bacterium DNA contains the following:
- a CDS encoding DNA-directed RNA polymerase subunit beta' — protein sequence HEYLVPRGKQLNVVDGEHVSAGDPLTSGAPVLHDMLRILGPEKVQRYLVDQIQEIYRLQDVDINDRHIELIVRQMLRKVRVVEGGESDFLIGDRVDYIHFQTVNTALRAQGKRPAVAKPMLMGITQASLGTESFISAASFQETTRILTEAAMCGQIDHLFGLKENVIVGKLIPAGTGIKSFRKKYIGDDLSDLERQAQEGERRDGGDSTSSAV from the coding sequence CATGAATACTTGGTTCCACGTGGTAAGCAGTTGAACGTTGTTGATGGCGAGCACGTCAGTGCTGGTGATCCATTAACATCTGGGGCTCCTGTGTTGCATGATATGTTACGCATTTTAGGACCAGAAAAAGTTCAGCGTTACTTGGTTGATCAAATTCAAGAAATTTATCGTTTGCAAGATGTTGATATTAACGATCGACATATTGAGTTGATAGTTCGTCAAATGTTGCGTAAAGTACGCGTGGTTGAAGGCGGGGAAAGTGATTTCCTTATTGGAGACCGTGTGGATTATATTCACTTCCAAACGGTGAATACGGCATTGCGTGCTCAGGGCAAACGTCCTGCTGTAGCAAAACCTATGTTAATGGGTATTACTCAAGCATCATTGGGAACAGAAAGCTTCATTTCTGCTGCATCATTCCAAGAAACAACACGAATTTTAACAGAAGCGGCAATGTGCGGACAGATTGATCACTTGTTTGGTTTAAAAGAAAATGTGATTGTAGGAAAATTGATTCCTGCAGGAACTGGAATTAAATCATTCAGAAAAAAATATATAGGCGATGATCTTTCCGATCTTGAGCGACAAGCTCAAGAAGGAGAGCGTCGCGATGGTGGCGATAGTACGTCGTCTGCTGTATAA